A region of the Patescibacteria group bacterium genome:
GATTTATTCTAACATTTTTTTCATCCTTTCGCAACCACCAATGCCCAGATTTCTCTGGCGCCATTTAATTTCAAAACCCTTGCTGCTTCAATTAAGGTCGCTCCGGTCGTGCAAACATCATCTATAAGTAGGATGTTTTTTCCCTCGACTGAGTTCGGGATAATATTAAAAACATCTTTAATATTATTTTTTCTTTTATTAATATCTTTTATATTCGCCTGTGGGCCAGTAGGGACAATTCTTTTTAAAATATTTGTTTCAATCGGCAAATTAAAATGATTTGCAATTTGTTTTGCCAATAATTCTGCCTGATTAAATCCGCGATATCTCAATCTGTGTTCGTGTAAAGGAATAGGGATGATGATAAAGTTGAAAACTTTAAAGCTTGTATCGAAATTTTCCAGTACGCGAATAAGCAATTGCGACAGCGGTTCTGATAATTCCTGCACATAATAATATTTAAAACTTTTTATCAATTCGCGGATTAAAGAATTGGCATAATTAGTTACAGAAATTATTCTGTCCAAATAAGCATCCTTTGGGCGTTCTACAATAAGAATTATTTGGATTTGCTTAAAACAATCCGTACATAAATATGTGTCGGATTTCCCGCATCCCAAACACTTTTTCGGAAAAAACAAATCAAGAAATTTTTTTTTGATTTTATTCATTGTTTTGCTTATTTTAATTTTAATCAAAATAAGAATAACAAGCAAACAAATTTGACTATTTGCTGAAAATTTGATATAGTTTGTTTATGCAAATCACGAAAGATTTTAAAAATATCTGGCAATACCTTCAAAAATATAAAAAGAAGGTCTATTTTATTATGTTTTTGACGATTTTCGGTTCAGCCGTGAGCGCCATAGTCCCCTATATCTATGGTCGTTTGGTTGATATTGCAACAAGGCCGTCAAGCGCGATAAAAATATTTTTCGAGATATTGGGTTTATGGCTGATTTTAACATTGTTTTCCGATTGGGTTGGCCGTTTTTCCGACAAAAAAGGAACAAAAATTCTTACAGAGGCAGGCAATGATTTAATTTTGGATTTGTCCTCGCATATTTTAAAGTTGCCGGTCGGTTTTCATAAAGAAAAGAAAATAGGAGAAATTTTGCAGAGAATTAGCAGGGCAGCTGATTTTTTTGACACTATCGTGGGCCAATTGATTTACGAAATTATCCCTGGAATTTTAAGAGTAATTATTGGAATCGGCATCCTGACTTATGTTGAATGGAAATTAGCAATAATTTTACTGATTATTATTATTGTGTATATTATTGCCACGCTTTTAAAGGTAAGACCCTTGGTCAGAATGCAGAAAACTATGAATCGCGCTTATGAAAAAGGATACGGCGATATCTATAATGCGGTTAACAATGTTCAGGTTGTAAAATCTAGCATTGCCGAAAAAATAGAGTCCAAAAGAAATATCAAAAATTTTGGCGTAATAACAGACAAAGTTCAGACGTTCAATAACGCATGGTTGAAAATGAGCGCTTGGCAGCAGACAATTTTCGGAGTTGGTTTTGTGTTGGTTTTCGGCGCGGGCATATTTTTGTTGCGCACAGGAATTATATCTGCTGGAGAATTAATAATGTTCGTGGGATATATTAGTTTGGTTCACCAACCAATTGCGCAGTTGAGCCATAATTACAGAACAATAAAAAGAGGAACAGTTGTAATTGAAAGAGCTCTAAAATTAAAAAATATCAAGCCGGAAAAATACGAACAGGGAATTGATTTAAAAAACGTAAAAGGAGAGGTTGTCTTTGATAATGTAAGTTTTGCCTATAAAAAAGGCAGGGCAGTCCTTAGGAATATTGATTTCAAAGTTAATGTGGGGGAGGTGATTGCTCTTGTTGGACATAGTGGGGTTGGAAAAACAACTTTGATTGATTTGATTTCCCGATATATTATTTTGACAAAAGGAAAAATTTTACTTGACGGCCACGATATCCAGAAAATTAATTTACATTCTTTAAGAAAAAATATTGCTATTGTCCCGCAGGAAATCACTTTATTTAATGATACGATTAAAAATAATATTGCTTATGGAAAACCAAATGCTTCAATGAAGGAAATAATCAGAGCAACGGAAGCAGCGAATGCGCACGAATTTATAATGAAATTTTCCAAACAATACAAGCAAATAGTCGGGGAGCGCGGGGTAAAACTTTCTACTGGGCAGAAACAAAGAGTTGCGATTGCGCGGGCATTATTGCGTGACCCGAAAATTTTGATTTTAGATGAAGCAACATCAGCGCTTGATTCTGTTTCCGAAAGATTGGTGCAGGAGGCGTTAGCAAGATTAATTAAAGGTAGGACAACTTTTATTATTGCCCATCGTTTAAGCACAATTTCGCACGCAAACAAGATTTTTGTGTTTGAAAAAGGCAGAATTATTGAGCGCGGAAAACACGA
Encoded here:
- a CDS encoding ComF family protein; its protein translation is MNKIKKKFLDLFFPKKCLGCGKSDTYLCTDCFKQIQIILIVERPKDAYLDRIISVTNYANSLIRELIKSFKYYYVQELSEPLSQLLIRVLENFDTSFKVFNFIIIPIPLHEHRLRYRGFNQAELLAKQIANHFNLPIETNILKRIVPTGPQANIKDINKRKNNIKDVFNIIPNSVEGKNILLIDDVCTTGATLIEAARVLKLNGAREIWALVVAKG
- a CDS encoding ABC transporter ATP-binding protein/permease, translated to MQITKDFKNIWQYLQKYKKKVYFIMFLTIFGSAVSAIVPYIYGRLVDIATRPSSAIKIFFEILGLWLILTLFSDWVGRFSDKKGTKILTEAGNDLILDLSSHILKLPVGFHKEKKIGEILQRISRAADFFDTIVGQLIYEIIPGILRVIIGIGILTYVEWKLAIILLIIIIVYIIATLLKVRPLVRMQKTMNRAYEKGYGDIYNAVNNVQVVKSSIAEKIESKRNIKNFGVITDKVQTFNNAWLKMSAWQQTIFGVGFVLVFGAGIFLLRTGIISAGELIMFVGYISLVHQPIAQLSHNYRTIKRGTVVIERALKLKNIKPEKYEQGIDLKNVKGEVVFDNVSFAYKKGRAVLRNIDFKVNVGEVIALVGHSGVGKTTLIDLISRYIILTKGKILLDGHDIQKINLHSLRKNIAIVPQEITLFNDTIKNNIAYGKPNASMKEIIRATEAANAHEFIMKFSKQYKQIVGERGVKLSTGQKQRVAIARALLRDPKILILDEATSALDSVSERLVQEALARLIKGRTTFIIAHRLSTISHANKIFVFEKGRIIERGKHDDLMQKPNGLYRKFYIMQSAFHGKEKEVYNVLDTDILHS